The following proteins are encoded in a genomic region of Gossypium hirsutum isolate 1008001.06 chromosome D05, Gossypium_hirsutum_v2.1, whole genome shotgun sequence:
- the LOC121216809 gene encoding uncharacterized protein, which yields MDDVESNTPASAQGAVPKESRHETHSQDEAREAFLRMMSNWYTEFVRVNPNAQPPLPPPISQPVPVAPQSVDLVKSSKPPVDKIRKHGAEDFRANVGDDPEKAEFWLENTIWVFDELSCTSDECLKCDVSLLKDLSYRWWKTLISVVPKERVTWDFFQEEFRKKYISQRFIDQKRKEFLELKQGRMSVAEYEREFVRLSKYAQECVPTEAIMCKRFEEGLNEDIRLYAGVLELKEFAVLVDRACKAEELSNEKRRAEIEARDVRKRSMSRTFQSQPKKLKGMDPRSTGSAG from the coding sequence atggatgatgtggaaagtaacaCGCCAGCTTCCGCACAAGGGGCCGTGCCTAAAGAAAGTAGACATGAGACGCATAGTCAGGATGAGGCTCGGGAAGCCTTCCTTCGAATGATGAGTAATTGGTACACAGAATTTGTTCGTGTAAATCCGAATGCTCAACCTCCTTTACCCCCTCCTATTTCTCAaccggtccccgtagctccacAAAGTGTTGATTTGGTGAAATCAAGTAAACCGCCCGTTGACAAAATCCGAAAGCATGGTGCTGAAGATTTCAGGGCTAATGTTGGTGATGATCCAgaaaaagcagagttttggctggAAAACACtatttgggtatttgatgaactatcttgtacttctgatgaatgtttgaaatgtgatgTGTCTTTACTGAAGGATTTATcataccgttggtggaaaacattaatatcagtggttccgaaagaaagagttacttgggacttcttccaggaggaattcagaaagaaatatataagccaacgatttattgatcagaaacgcaaggagtttcttgagttgaagcagGGTCGGATGTCTGTGGCagaatatgaaagggagtttgttaggctcagcaagtatgcccaggaatgtgtgcccACGGAGgccattatgtgtaaaagatttgaagaggggttaaatgaagatatcagatTGTATGCTGGggttttagagttgaaagaatttgcaGTACTGGTTgaccgagcttgcaaagctgaagaactgagTAATGAAAAGAGAAGAGCGGAGATTGAAGCTCGAGATGTAAGAAAAAGGTCAATGAGCAGGACATTTCAATCCCAACCAAAGAAGCTTAAAGGGATGGATCCGCGATCAACTGGTTCAGCTGGGTAA